The following proteins are co-located in the Streptococcus downei MFe28 genome:
- a CDS encoding thioesterase II family protein, with protein sequence MSKIFYEIGENKCSTQIIMFPYLGGSGTSVMSLANEICAKIPVDIRVAFPPGHTGSDYELCDSFLQLIDLYYEALITILKKDSILFGHSMGGTIAYFLAQKIAEKNPELTPKKLILSAAAAPDHMKNKRLSDKEDDIIFREIKKIGTMPEELTDNQELASYFAPMLRADYKILEEMSEIKVQKLDIPTFFIMCHKDSLTSCRTILKWKDYLDSKISFYMMPADAGHMYLEKYKEVVADKVMNFLDLNSEEGND encoded by the coding sequence ATGAGTAAGATATTTTACGAAATCGGAGAAAACAAATGCTCAACTCAAATTATTATGTTTCCTTATTTAGGGGGAAGCGGAACTTCTGTCATGTCTCTGGCTAATGAAATCTGTGCGAAAATCCCTGTTGATATTAGAGTTGCTTTTCCACCGGGGCATACAGGGTCTGACTATGAACTTTGTGATAGTTTTCTCCAATTGATTGACTTATACTACGAAGCCCTCATCACTATTTTAAAAAAAGACAGTATACTTTTTGGTCATAGCATGGGTGGAACAATTGCATATTTTTTGGCCCAGAAAATAGCAGAGAAAAACCCGGAGTTAACTCCGAAGAAGTTGATACTTTCTGCGGCAGCGGCGCCGGACCATATGAAAAACAAACGATTGTCGGATAAGGAAGATGACATTATCTTCAGAGAAATCAAAAAAATCGGAACGATGCCAGAGGAATTGACAGACAATCAGGAATTAGCAAGTTACTTCGCGCCAATGTTGAGGGCTGACTATAAGATTCTTGAAGAAATGTCAGAAATTAAAGTACAGAAACTTGATATTCCTACCTTTTTCATCATGTGTCATAAAGACAGTCTAACTTCATGTCGAACTATTTTGAAGTGGAAGGATTATCTTGATTCGAAAATAAGTTTTTACATGATGCCTGCCGATGCAGGGCACATGTATTTGGAGAAGTATAAGGAGGTAGT
- a CDS encoding aspartate aminotransferase family protein, producing MRMQSYHERVKKLLPGGVHYNFNLPWEESPLHFVNAKGSRVWDMDGNEYLDLYARFGAMILGHGNKEYLQDLNDIMNRVFSVSHCDIDAEALEAINRYVPSAEMIRFGLSGTEIVQNALRIARAYTGRNKFVRFNNHYHGNADNIMGGKSKDKAHPVPKDYIGDTKGTAGRATGILQEQSFLIEWNDETALENLLVNHGDEIAAVIMEPVCVNGGSIMPKNGYLHKARELCNQYGIVLIFDEIITGFRMGLGGAQAKFGVIPDLTTLGKAMGGGGVPVAAIAGKKEFMQLLTNKTVIHAGTFNGYPLGTAAILSTIKILERDNGSVYEEMESKSAKLYNILTDIAASEQFPLICQGPVTCGAYHCCSKKLEYPSDYYPDIEIKDIILNSAFQKHGILVSSISRIYPNISLNDQDIQWFEDRAGKAISEAKELINELYQ from the coding sequence ATGAGAATGCAATCATATCATGAAAGAGTCAAAAAGTTACTTCCTGGTGGCGTTCATTATAATTTTAATCTTCCATGGGAAGAAAGTCCTCTGCATTTTGTTAACGCAAAAGGGAGCCGCGTTTGGGATATGGATGGAAACGAATATCTTGATTTATACGCAAGATTTGGAGCCATGATTCTTGGGCATGGGAATAAAGAGTATTTACAAGATTTAAACGATATCATGAACAGGGTCTTTTCTGTCAGTCATTGTGATATTGATGCGGAAGCACTTGAAGCAATTAACAGATATGTTCCCTCTGCAGAGATGATTCGTTTTGGCTTATCCGGTACAGAAATTGTGCAGAATGCACTGCGAATTGCCCGAGCTTACACAGGCAGAAATAAATTTGTCCGATTTAACAACCATTATCACGGGAATGCCGATAATATTATGGGGGGCAAAAGCAAGGATAAAGCCCATCCGGTTCCTAAGGATTATATTGGAGATACAAAAGGAACTGCAGGAAGAGCGACAGGAATTCTTCAAGAACAGTCATTTTTGATAGAATGGAATGATGAAACAGCTCTGGAAAATTTATTGGTAAATCATGGCGATGAGATTGCGGCTGTTATTATGGAGCCTGTCTGTGTAAATGGGGGGAGCATTATGCCAAAAAACGGCTATTTACACAAGGCAAGAGAATTATGCAATCAATATGGCATCGTTTTGATTTTTGATGAAATCATAACGGGATTTAGAATGGGATTAGGCGGTGCACAAGCTAAATTCGGGGTCATCCCTGACCTGACAACTCTTGGAAAGGCCATGGGAGGAGGCGGAGTTCCTGTGGCAGCAATCGCTGGTAAAAAAGAATTTATGCAGCTGCTGACAAATAAAACAGTTATTCATGCGGGAACCTTTAATGGCTATCCATTGGGTACTGCAGCAATATTATCAACGATAAAAATTCTTGAAAGAGATAACGGCAGTGTCTATGAAGAGATGGAATCAAAGTCTGCAAAACTATACAATATATTAACTGACATTGCAGCCAGTGAACAATTTCCATTAATTTGTCAAGGACCGGTAACTTGCGGAGCTTACCATTGTTGTTCAAAAAAACTAGAATATCCATCAGATTATTATCCCGATATAGAAATAAAGGATATTATTTTAAACTCTGCTTTTCAAAAGCATGGCATTCTTGTTTCTAGTATTTCGCGTATTTATCCCAATATTTCTCTTAACGACCAAGATATTCAATGGTTTGAAGATAGGGCTGGGAAAGCGATTAGTGAAGCAAAAGAGTTAATTAACGAATTGTATCAGTAA
- a CDS encoding beta-ketoacyl synthase N-terminal-like domain-containing protein, which produces MVIAIVEGDKKDVSKGMTKAYEMLEMAVQLSPNNGTYYINSNGTEEKVSYAKQKRLALGILASLQKIGVKQGDYIMVDVASSKVYHLLMWACFYGGFVLTTLPRPDFYDEKSQTVKGMLDIWQMLNCPVMITDDVVCAVYKKVMHTNKVYIMDDLYSDNTGKIASISSKDAAYIQFSSGSTGNRKGAILSNENLISECCDLIDYENFKKDERLLTWLPHTHNFGAFTFTFTSAVLGCNSWYMSTELFARNPSLFLEKVSMHRVTRLCINNLGLQMLLKYAEQFPDSSYDLTGLRVIYIGAENPSYQLMNDFAVAYGVDESVFKPGYGMSETVVAVCCSHTGFSKGDILLASRKELIEKRKVVLYSGKDENNQMALIEHGYPLTNVSIGIFSEDNLPLEENMIGSIRIKGDIVFQGYCNPDDNVGVFCNGWYITGDLGFIRDRKLYIVGRTKDIIIVNGVNYMLTDMESVIERKMKAAPKLLFISVDDQANESLVAFIEMPQYSAEEYHKIAAEIRNFLRCDYGIDVKNIVPIEKIKRNASRKVDRYGMKISYLNGEFDGVIESLKKTDYQEKTIPQLIDEDKLVQAITECWKQVLEIQEKTISLDKSYKSLGGNSVRGYFLIQKIEEKLEELGYDNISLSQDIFLKCSTIREMSDYISSLKPIIAEDDISYSEDEIAITGLAFRLPDAQNQEELWDVLINGRECVKMAGSERQSLSKNRVWNDIFGQIEDIDCFDYNFFNLSKEAASYMDPQQRLSLEVAYNALDDAGEGVLAEENKDIAVISAASGNLYLPMVLDHIKSTGADNLPETAMIDNLNSTIATRIAKYLNSNGVAMSIDSACSSFMVALSTAERLVKNGESKGALVIGTNILPSSYTHLLAQKAGILSSGNATKVFAKDADGSLLGEGVVAVYLEGVNQAVQNRKHIYGVIAGSAMNNDGAALSIMAPNPSGQYDVMKKAYEQSGVNSKRISYIEAHGAGTKIGDPIELTSLKAMFGTGRSEREKIIIGSAKSNFGHTLACAGGVGLIKVLMCMKNDTLVPVLNVEEKNPLLEDSDFPFELLTAPRNWPRSEAEPRYAGINSFGIGGTNAHVIIKDGPKMQGNDSNKNNYHVVVCSAKRKEDLPIVKDNIMTAIKDDVNMTDLCYTLSHSRNHYKYRCSFIMSNNKVLCGDISQGEQTRISGNRVAVVCDNSIIDEKLRILLNEQLNKVTDGQCFFADTPEIFKADYVLAINLSEASIASLKITNESIKAVKKLYLSPQEVNEEYLMACLLREIYTCGATIIWDELWKGKLGNIVNNLPAYPFKKSKVWL; this is translated from the coding sequence ATGGTTATCGCAATAGTTGAAGGAGACAAAAAAGATGTCAGCAAAGGCATGACGAAGGCATATGAAATGTTAGAAATGGCGGTACAATTATCACCCAATAATGGGACATATTATATAAATAGTAACGGAACAGAAGAAAAAGTAAGTTATGCCAAACAAAAAAGACTAGCTTTAGGAATTCTTGCTTCGCTCCAGAAAATTGGAGTGAAGCAAGGAGATTATATCATGGTAGATGTAGCGTCAAGCAAGGTATATCATCTGCTCATGTGGGCGTGTTTTTATGGAGGGTTTGTACTTACAACATTGCCAAGACCGGATTTCTATGATGAAAAGTCCCAGACTGTTAAAGGTATGCTAGATATTTGGCAAATGCTTAATTGTCCCGTAATGATTACAGACGATGTCGTATGTGCTGTCTATAAAAAAGTCATGCATACTAATAAAGTCTATATAATGGATGATTTGTATTCAGACAATACTGGCAAAATTGCCAGTATCTCTAGCAAGGATGCTGCCTATATTCAATTCTCATCTGGAAGCACTGGAAATAGGAAAGGCGCCATACTATCAAACGAAAATCTCATTTCTGAATGTTGTGATTTGATTGACTATGAAAATTTTAAGAAGGATGAGCGCTTGCTGACATGGCTGCCACACACACATAATTTTGGTGCTTTCACCTTTACCTTTACTTCTGCTGTTTTAGGTTGTAATTCATGGTATATGAGTACAGAATTGTTTGCTCGCAATCCTTCCTTGTTTTTGGAAAAAGTATCAATGCATAGGGTGACTAGATTATGTATTAATAATCTCGGACTTCAGATGTTATTGAAATATGCGGAACAATTTCCAGATAGTTCTTATGATTTAACAGGATTAAGGGTTATCTATATCGGAGCAGAAAACCCTTCTTATCAACTAATGAATGACTTTGCTGTGGCATATGGTGTTGACGAGTCGGTGTTTAAACCTGGATATGGTATGTCTGAGACAGTCGTGGCTGTCTGCTGTTCTCATACAGGATTTTCAAAGGGCGATATTTTATTGGCATCCAGAAAGGAGCTTATAGAAAAACGAAAGGTCGTTCTTTATTCTGGAAAGGATGAGAATAATCAGATGGCTTTAATTGAACATGGCTATCCTCTAACTAATGTTAGTATCGGTATTTTCAGCGAGGATAATTTACCTTTAGAAGAAAATATGATTGGAAGTATTAGAATTAAAGGTGACATTGTTTTTCAAGGTTATTGTAATCCTGATGATAATGTAGGAGTCTTTTGTAATGGATGGTACATCACAGGTGATTTGGGCTTTATCAGGGATAGGAAACTATATATTGTTGGCAGAACAAAAGATATTATTATTGTCAACGGTGTCAATTATATGCTTACTGACATGGAAAGTGTTATTGAAAGAAAAATGAAGGCAGCCCCTAAACTGTTGTTTATTTCTGTTGATGATCAAGCGAATGAATCTCTAGTTGCATTTATAGAAATGCCGCAATATTCTGCTGAAGAGTATCATAAAATCGCTGCCGAAATACGTAATTTTTTACGCTGTGATTATGGTATTGACGTTAAAAATATTGTCCCTATAGAAAAGATTAAACGCAATGCCAGTCGAAAAGTAGATAGATATGGCATGAAAATTTCCTACCTCAATGGAGAATTTGATGGGGTTATAGAATCACTAAAGAAGACAGACTACCAAGAAAAGACTATCCCTCAGCTGATTGATGAAGATAAATTGGTTCAAGCAATAACAGAATGCTGGAAACAAGTGTTAGAAATTCAAGAGAAAACAATTTCTTTGGACAAATCCTATAAAAGTCTAGGGGGAAACTCTGTCAGAGGCTATTTTCTAATTCAAAAGATAGAAGAAAAACTTGAAGAACTAGGATATGATAATATCAGCTTAAGTCAAGATATATTTCTGAAATGTTCAACTATACGAGAGATGTCAGATTATATTTCTTCTTTAAAGCCAATAATTGCAGAGGATGACATATCTTATTCTGAAGATGAAATAGCAATTACAGGATTGGCTTTTCGATTGCCTGATGCGCAAAATCAGGAAGAATTATGGGATGTGCTTATTAATGGACGAGAATGTGTTAAAATGGCAGGTTCTGAAAGACAGTCTCTTAGTAAGAACAGGGTATGGAATGATATTTTCGGTCAGATTGAGGATATTGATTGCTTTGATTATAATTTTTTCAATCTTTCTAAAGAAGCAGCAAGCTATATGGATCCGCAACAGAGATTGTCGTTAGAAGTGGCTTATAACGCTTTAGATGATGCTGGAGAAGGGGTTTTAGCAGAGGAGAATAAGGATATTGCTGTCATTTCGGCAGCCAGCGGCAACTTATACCTTCCGATGGTTTTAGATCATATTAAAAGTACAGGCGCAGACAATTTGCCAGAAACAGCAATGATAGATAATCTAAATAGTACCATTGCGACTAGAATTGCAAAATATCTTAATAGCAATGGTGTCGCTATGAGTATTGACTCAGCCTGCTCCTCATTTATGGTGGCCTTATCAACAGCAGAAAGGCTCGTTAAAAATGGTGAAAGTAAAGGTGCTTTGGTCATCGGCACAAACATTTTACCATCTTCATATACTCATTTATTAGCCCAAAAAGCAGGAATTTTATCTTCAGGGAATGCTACAAAGGTTTTTGCCAAAGATGCAGACGGTTCATTGTTAGGTGAGGGAGTTGTTGCAGTATATTTGGAAGGTGTTAACCAAGCTGTTCAAAACAGAAAACATATCTATGGTGTCATTGCTGGCAGTGCAATGAATAATGACGGAGCTGCCTTAAGTATTATGGCTCCTAATCCATCTGGACAGTATGATGTTATGAAAAAAGCCTATGAGCAATCCGGAGTAAATAGTAAAAGGATTTCCTATATAGAAGCTCATGGTGCCGGAACTAAAATTGGTGATCCTATTGAATTGACATCTCTGAAAGCTATGTTTGGGACAGGTCGTTCAGAAAGAGAGAAAATCATTATTGGTTCTGCAAAGTCAAATTTTGGACACACACTTGCTTGTGCTGGCGGAGTCGGATTAATAAAGGTATTAATGTGTATGAAAAATGACACATTAGTGCCTGTGTTAAATGTAGAGGAAAAAAATCCATTGTTAGAGGATTCAGATTTTCCTTTTGAATTGCTCACTGCTCCAAGAAATTGGCCTAGATCAGAAGCTGAGCCACGATATGCTGGTATCAATTCTTTTGGAATCGGGGGTACAAATGCCCATGTAATCATTAAAGATGGTCCCAAAATGCAGGGCAATGATAGTAATAAGAACAACTATCATGTCGTTGTTTGTTCCGCTAAGAGGAAAGAAGACTTGCCAATTGTCAAAGATAATATAATGACTGCTATAAAAGATGATGTCAATATGACTGATCTATGCTATACGTTAAGTCACTCCAGAAATCACTATAAGTATCGCTGCTCATTTATTATGAGCAACAACAAAGTTCTTTGTGGGGATATTTCCCAAGGTGAGCAAACCAGAATTAGCGGAAACAGAGTAGCGGTTGTCTGTGATAACAGCATAATAGATGAAAAGCTGAGAATTTTGCTGAATGAACAGCTCAACAAAGTAACTGACGGACAATGTTTCTTTGCGGACACTCCAGAAATCTTTAAAGCTGATTATGTACTTGCAATTAATCTTTCAGAAGCCAGTATTGCAAGCTTAAAAATTACAAATGAGAGTATAAAGGCAGTAAAAAAACTGTACCTGTCACCACAAGAGGTAAACGAAGAGTATTTAATGGCATGTCTATTAAGAGAAATATACACATGTGGTGCAACTATTATCTGGGATGAGTTGTGGAAGGGAAAGTTAGGAAATATTGTTAATAATCTTCCGGCTTACCCATTTAAAAAAAGCAAAGTTTGGTTATAG